One part of the Corallococcus caeni genome encodes these proteins:
- the gltJ gene encoding adventurous gliding motility protein GltJ, which translates to MRFVCDSCRAQYMISDDKVGPKGVKLRCKKCGHTILVRPAGASAAKEGGAEATAATEARSSADANAPRIVESSNTGLPATLGTPPEGGLFTDVEEDEIGAVFDQVLSTGSQKVKAAEAEAEAKAAKTEAVRKLAEAEAAEPTAEEKAAAAAHEWYVAIDEKQVGPWSVEKVKDAWDRGEVGPDNLCWRSGFSDWIPLSETAELASVLAPRPAKPVIVAPAPVSTSSPTIPAGPVESAFSAGSARPGTGGNSAVAEEPVGWKPSAASVLASLVKEENDALSKPPPRPAPSLEREPLSQSRLLDVPMPPPEPVSSPSMPGAMMAPAPAMAAPQAYAQQPQQGYAPQQPVPQYAPQQPVAYAPQQAQMPYGQQPQGYPPPGYPAAYPPPAAAPAGGKGRTGMLVAVTAGVLVMAGAAVVFVARGNSSERPTEAPVQVAAAPTPKADLPPMPPPPAAVQTPPAAAVQPAATPAATPTEGTAATAAVGAPAAAGTQPAAGGTPPPAVATAPAATPTPPPPAAEVKPASTTPNMGTAVARVDSRNHRKTGSGGSRGSQRDEDEGDAITVSKPSSSSSSSSSSSNSGGGDDDFDELFGTKKPAATKPASKPTATAYIPPEPGGGTLERLQQSDIMQVVLNNKPSIVKCVNEQKQKDPSLSGKLVMRWTVQTSGKTTAVSCRTDEFRSSYMATCITGLIKSWSFPKHQKQGDPIDFPFTF; encoded by the coding sequence ATGCGTTTCGTCTGCGACAGCTGCCGCGCGCAGTACATGATCAGCGACGACAAGGTTGGCCCGAAGGGGGTCAAACTTCGTTGCAAGAAGTGTGGTCACACCATCCTGGTGAGGCCCGCCGGTGCATCGGCGGCGAAGGAGGGCGGGGCGGAGGCCACCGCGGCCACGGAGGCCAGGAGCAGCGCGGATGCGAACGCGCCACGTATCGTGGAGTCGTCCAACACGGGCCTGCCCGCCACGCTGGGCACCCCGCCGGAGGGCGGCCTCTTCACGGACGTGGAAGAGGATGAGATCGGCGCGGTCTTCGACCAGGTCCTGAGCACGGGCTCGCAGAAGGTCAAGGCCGCCGAAGCGGAGGCCGAGGCCAAGGCCGCGAAGACAGAGGCCGTGCGCAAGCTCGCGGAAGCCGAAGCCGCGGAGCCGACGGCGGAGGAGAAGGCCGCCGCCGCGGCGCACGAGTGGTACGTCGCCATCGACGAGAAGCAGGTCGGCCCCTGGTCCGTGGAGAAGGTGAAGGACGCCTGGGACCGCGGCGAGGTGGGCCCGGACAACCTCTGCTGGCGTTCGGGCTTCAGCGACTGGATTCCCCTGTCGGAGACGGCGGAGCTGGCGTCGGTGCTGGCGCCGCGCCCGGCCAAGCCGGTCATCGTCGCGCCCGCGCCCGTGTCCACGTCGTCGCCGACGATTCCCGCCGGTCCGGTGGAGTCCGCCTTCAGCGCGGGCAGTGCTCGTCCGGGCACGGGTGGCAATTCGGCCGTGGCGGAGGAGCCGGTGGGCTGGAAGCCCTCCGCCGCGAGCGTGCTGGCCTCGCTGGTGAAGGAGGAGAACGACGCCCTCAGCAAGCCGCCGCCGCGTCCGGCGCCGTCGCTGGAGCGCGAGCCGTTGTCGCAGTCGCGCCTCCTGGACGTGCCCATGCCGCCGCCGGAGCCGGTGTCCTCGCCGTCGATGCCGGGGGCCATGATGGCCCCCGCGCCGGCCATGGCCGCTCCCCAGGCCTACGCGCAGCAGCCGCAGCAGGGCTATGCGCCGCAGCAGCCGGTTCCGCAGTACGCGCCGCAGCAGCCGGTGGCGTATGCGCCGCAGCAGGCGCAGATGCCCTATGGGCAGCAGCCGCAGGGATATCCGCCTCCCGGGTATCCGGCGGCCTATCCGCCGCCTGCGGCGGCACCCGCGGGCGGCAAGGGCCGCACGGGGATGCTGGTCGCGGTGACGGCGGGCGTGCTCGTGATGGCGGGCGCCGCGGTCGTCTTCGTCGCGCGCGGCAATTCGTCCGAGCGTCCCACGGAGGCTCCGGTCCAGGTCGCGGCCGCGCCGACGCCCAAGGCGGACCTGCCGCCCATGCCGCCGCCTCCCGCCGCGGTGCAGACGCCTCCCGCCGCGGCGGTCCAGCCCGCGGCGACGCCTGCCGCGACGCCCACGGAAGGCACCGCGGCGACCGCTGCCGTCGGAGCGCCCGCCGCCGCTGGCACCCAGCCCGCGGCCGGTGGAACGCCTCCGCCGGCCGTGGCGACGGCTCCGGCCGCCACGCCCACCCCGCCTCCGCCCGCGGCGGAGGTGAAGCCCGCCAGCACGACGCCCAACATGGGAACGGCGGTGGCGCGGGTGGATTCGCGCAACCATCGCAAGACGGGCTCCGGCGGAAGCCGCGGCTCGCAGCGGGATGAGGACGAGGGCGACGCGATCACCGTGTCGAAGCCTTCCTCCTCGTCGTCCTCGTCGTCCTCGTCGTCGAACTCCGGGGGCGGGGATGACGACTTCGACGAGCTGTTCGGCACGAAGAAGCCAGCGGCCACGAAGCCCGCGAGCAAGCCGACGGCGACGGCGTACATCCCGCCCGAGCCGGGAGGCGGCACGCTGGAGCGCCTGCAGCAGTCGGACATCATGCAGGTGGTGCTGAACAACAAGCCGTCCATCGTGAAGTGCGTGAACGAGCAGAAGCAGAAGGACCCATCGCTCAGCGGCAAGCTGGTGATGCGCTGGACGGTCCAGACGAGCGGCAAGACGACCGCCGTCTCGTGCCGCACGGACGAGTTCCGCTCGAGCTACATGGCCACGTGCATCACGGGGCTCATCAAGAGCTGGTCGTTCCCGAAGCACCAGAAGCAGGGCGACCCCATCGACTTCCCGTTCACGTTCTGA
- a CDS encoding toxin-antitoxin system YwqK family antitoxin, producing MFLKQAPQLLIASMLAFSATSLAADAQLSCPAGSVQKGKSGKDEAVYCVKAAKKAGEPVIHGAYVDYWPNGQKQSEGQYLNGFRSGHWTFWDANGVKTGETDFAEGDYHGTRVQFFANGKPKMIEQYRKGFRNGTVQELSEDGKVVRQTQFADGHEVASR from the coding sequence ATGTTTCTGAAGCAGGCTCCTCAACTTCTCATCGCGTCCATGCTGGCGTTCTCCGCGACGAGCCTTGCCGCGGATGCGCAGCTGTCCTGCCCCGCGGGTTCGGTTCAGAAAGGCAAGTCGGGCAAGGATGAAGCTGTCTACTGCGTCAAGGCGGCCAAGAAGGCGGGCGAACCGGTGATCCATGGGGCCTACGTGGACTACTGGCCCAACGGGCAGAAGCAGTCGGAAGGGCAGTACCTGAACGGCTTCCGCTCGGGCCATTGGACGTTCTGGGACGCCAACGGCGTCAAGACCGGGGAAACGGATTTCGCCGAAGGCGACTATCACGGCACTCGCGTGCAGTTCTTCGCCAATGGCAAGCCGAAGATGATCGAGCAGTACCGGAAGGGCTTCCGCAACGGCACGGTCCAGGAACTCAGCGAGGACGGAAAGGTCGTCCGTCAGACGCAGTTCGCGGACGGTCACGAAGTCGCATCCCGGTAG
- a CDS encoding TIGR04552 family protein yields MKAPSLAPVLPTIPVCTVEQMGLRELERIRLILRGGSVIDWRRMHFQTRDEVDRFLRLCQLDVSRPYDDAWARTVLADAVEYLRKTFDYRVAEAVAEPKELHDLFLFASGAKGLARYRRIACIVLKVMHVIQHIEGRDLLFRLAASEAELAEMVTEKVLGVAREMKEMGLPIVEFAHSIKTRDSLITKLIAKKETVAAQVYDRTRFRVITRKREDLLPVLYFLTQRLFPFNFVVPGQTENTLLPFKGLLEENPHFEQFIPQLHLDRDFEDREDRTGNAFSGSSYRVLNFVVDLPLRMDSYLPSPESDTRPRKGRVTFALVEFQIADEETARRNELGDNAHESYKRRQKRRVLNRLSRGLVVPKRQG; encoded by the coding sequence GTGAAGGCACCTTCTCTCGCCCCTGTTCTCCCCACCATCCCCGTCTGCACCGTGGAGCAGATGGGGCTTCGGGAGCTTGAACGCATCCGCCTCATCCTTCGTGGCGGGTCGGTGATCGACTGGCGCCGCATGCATTTCCAGACGCGGGACGAAGTGGATCGCTTCCTGCGCCTCTGCCAGCTCGACGTGTCCCGGCCCTACGACGATGCGTGGGCCCGGACGGTCCTGGCGGATGCCGTGGAATACCTTCGAAAGACCTTTGACTACCGGGTCGCGGAGGCCGTCGCGGAGCCGAAGGAGCTTCACGACCTGTTCCTCTTCGCGTCGGGAGCGAAGGGCCTGGCCCGCTATCGGCGCATCGCCTGCATTGTGCTGAAGGTCATGCACGTCATCCAGCACATCGAAGGGCGGGACCTGCTCTTCCGACTCGCGGCTTCGGAAGCAGAGCTTGCGGAGATGGTCACGGAGAAGGTGCTGGGCGTTGCTCGTGAGATGAAGGAGATGGGTCTTCCGATCGTGGAGTTCGCCCACTCCATCAAGACGCGGGACTCCTTGATCACGAAGCTGATCGCGAAGAAGGAGACCGTGGCGGCCCAGGTGTATGACCGCACGCGCTTCCGCGTCATCACCCGCAAGCGGGAGGACCTGTTGCCGGTCCTCTACTTCCTGACGCAGCGCCTGTTCCCTTTCAACTTTGTCGTCCCGGGGCAGACGGAGAACACGCTGCTGCCGTTCAAGGGGCTGCTGGAGGAGAACCCTCACTTCGAGCAGTTTATCCCCCAACTTCACCTGGACCGGGACTTCGAGGACCGCGAGGACCGAACGGGGAATGCCTTTTCTGGGAGTTCCTATCGAGTCCTCAACTTCGTCGTGGACCTCCCGCTGCGGATGGACTCCTACCTGCCTTCGCCTGAAAGTGACACCCGCCCCCGAAAGGGACGGGTCACCTTCGCACTCGTTGAGTTCCAGATCGCGGACGAAGAGACAGCCCGCCGTAACGAACTCGGAGACAACGCTCATGAGAGCTACAAGCGAAGGCAGAAGCGCCGTGTCCTCAATCGCTTAAGCCGCGGGCTTGTGGTTCCCAAGCGACAGGGCTGA
- a CDS encoding Ig-like domain-containing protein, with protein MSNLKLWLLLSCVGLSPACIDVPPLEDPPKEEPQTDPDADFAFTATPAQEQVLPGGTLDCDVQLAWTDTTGGAVTWSLVSPPAGIELQAFTLPKGETRATLSIRVGAGTVPGAYTLTLQGKSGTITKQATVAVTVGKPGDLVVNWVVPAPGKAYTRGPLLLQFTVEGGAAEQVEILKDTTVLVKPTGSPYSFTWDTTTEAEGSYQLSIRATRGGAVFTSTPRTVIVDRTAPTVASFLPAKDAATVGVHDSIQVTFSEPMNPLSVTEAAVGLKTGAGVAIPKSVSLSADGQVLTVTPSVPLVAPDTISVDLTLLVSNTTDLAGNGVQTAPTWKFTAPSWLPLGGAISAVAGRTSAEDVVLKVDREGRPVIAWSEPDGSTRNIYVARWSGTAWDMLGAPLSGLTALGTDAARPDLAIDASNRPVVVWDEATGNGEGRDVFARRWTGSTWTSLPSIPLVSSSQEYAKQARLVVGANEDLVFHATQHDENNSKVRGFKLPSSGSAWIDLNPSQPADHFNAGGISVTASGTSIFTAYSVYDDTASRRGVAVLANDASLLGGTTLGTDVRALSAAADATQRPWVSWVQSPTQAEADGMLYWARWEGSGWSTPTLASNGSTGNNSPSLALGAGTPHVLAWSGVMASERSILVSRWIDSTWKPMGMPLSALTTGGTPAFGPSVSMDANGQPLIAWTEADATSASVYVFRINY; from the coding sequence ATGTCCAATCTGAAACTCTGGTTGTTGCTGAGCTGCGTCGGCCTGAGCCCCGCATGCATTGACGTTCCGCCGCTGGAGGACCCGCCCAAGGAGGAGCCGCAGACGGACCCTGACGCGGACTTCGCCTTCACGGCGACTCCTGCCCAGGAGCAGGTTCTCCCGGGAGGAACCCTGGACTGTGACGTCCAGCTCGCATGGACTGACACCACGGGAGGTGCCGTCACCTGGAGCCTGGTGTCCCCGCCCGCGGGCATCGAGCTCCAGGCGTTCACCCTGCCCAAGGGAGAAACGCGCGCGACCCTGAGCATCCGTGTGGGAGCGGGCACGGTGCCCGGTGCCTACACGCTGACGCTCCAGGGCAAGAGCGGCACGATCACGAAGCAGGCCACGGTAGCCGTGACGGTCGGGAAGCCCGGTGACCTGGTGGTGAACTGGGTCGTGCCCGCGCCTGGGAAGGCGTACACGCGAGGCCCCCTGCTCCTCCAGTTCACGGTGGAAGGAGGCGCGGCGGAGCAGGTGGAGATCCTGAAGGACACCACGGTGCTCGTGAAGCCCACGGGGAGCCCCTATTCGTTCACCTGGGACACCACCACCGAGGCCGAGGGCTCGTACCAGTTGTCCATCCGCGCGACCCGCGGCGGAGCAGTCTTCACCAGCACGCCGAGGACGGTCATCGTGGACCGGACCGCGCCCACCGTGGCGTCCTTCCTGCCGGCCAAGGACGCGGCGACCGTGGGCGTCCATGACTCCATCCAGGTCACCTTCAGTGAACCCATGAACCCGCTCTCGGTGACGGAGGCGGCGGTCGGGCTCAAGACGGGTGCGGGTGTAGCCATTCCCAAATCGGTGTCGCTCTCTGCGGACGGCCAGGTGCTGACTGTCACTCCGAGCGTTCCCCTGGTGGCACCAGACACGATCTCTGTCGATCTCACGCTACTCGTGAGCAACACCACGGATCTGGCAGGTAACGGAGTCCAGACCGCTCCGACCTGGAAGTTCACGGCTCCTTCCTGGCTTCCTCTCGGTGGAGCTATCAGCGCGGTGGCTGGCAGGACGTCGGCCGAAGATGTCGTATTGAAGGTGGACCGCGAGGGTCGACCTGTCATTGCCTGGTCGGAACCCGATGGCTCGACCCGGAACATCTACGTTGCCAGGTGGTCCGGTACGGCCTGGGACATGTTGGGTGCGCCGCTGAGCGGTCTGACTGCGCTTGGAACAGATGCAGCGAGGCCCGACCTGGCAATCGACGCCTCCAACCGCCCGGTCGTCGTCTGGGATGAGGCCACTGGCAATGGCGAAGGCCGAGACGTGTTCGCGCGTCGGTGGACTGGAAGCACCTGGACTTCATTGCCATCCATTCCGCTGGTCTCCAGTTCGCAAGAATACGCCAAACAGGCGCGGCTCGTCGTGGGAGCCAATGAAGACCTTGTCTTCCATGCCACCCAGCACGATGAAAACAACTCGAAGGTCCGTGGGTTCAAGCTTCCATCATCAGGCTCGGCATGGATCGACCTGAACCCTAGCCAACCCGCTGACCATTTCAATGCGGGCGGCATCTCAGTAACCGCGTCCGGCACGAGCATCTTCACTGCCTATTCGGTTTACGACGACACAGCCTCACGCAGAGGTGTGGCCGTTCTCGCCAACGACGCATCTCTCCTCGGGGGAACAACGCTTGGAACAGACGTACGAGCGCTTTCGGCCGCAGCGGATGCGACGCAGCGCCCCTGGGTGTCGTGGGTACAATCGCCAACCCAGGCAGAAGCCGATGGCATGCTTTATTGGGCGCGGTGGGAAGGAAGTGGCTGGAGCACCCCCACACTCGCCAGCAACGGTTCTACGGGGAACAATTCGCCCAGCCTCGCACTGGGTGCAGGCACTCCACATGTCCTTGCCTGGAGCGGTGTCATGGCGTCTGAACGCAGCATTCTTGTAAGCCGTTGGATTGACTCCACATGGAAGCCCATGGGAATGCCGCTCAGCGCACTGACGACTGGAGGAACTCCGGCTTTTGGCCCTTCCGTCTCAATGGACGCCAATGGGCAGCCACTCATTGCATGGACAGAGGCGGATGCAACTTCCGCCAGTGTCTATGTTTTCAGGATCAACTACTGA
- the ffh gene encoding signal recognition particle protein → MLETVTKGFRAAKNRLAGKSELTPELVDESLRDIRVSLLEADVAFDVVKKFVARVREKAVGEVVQTSVTDAGGQKRKVSAMDHFIKICHDELEALMGPVDTSLHLKPKGQLSGIMMVGLQGSGKTTTTGKLASRLLAEGRKPLLVAADIYRPAAVDQLKVLGERLKVPVYHEPGVQPPELAKRGYAAAREQKCDVVLIDTAGRLAIDETLMTELESIKSNVQPDTILLVCDAMIGQDSVRTAAEFDRRLTLDGFILTKLDGDARGGAALSIKEVTGKPIKFLGMGESMDKLEEFRPEGLAGRILGFGDIVGLMKDFEKVVDEKKAEDDARKLLSGQFSMKDFVEQIRMVRKMGPLKDLLEKFPLFGDLTEHLNPDEKELTKIEAMYDSMTQKERLRPDIINTSRINRISKGSGRKPEEVRELLQKFGMMQQVMGTIGQNPGLLGRIPGFKQLGQLGQMKNMDLGSMFGKDPKALEKAMSAMGGGMGGMPMQLPQIAPGYTPPMGQAAMAKARLMGYAPPSVSKPDDRDAIKERRKKEKENKKKNRKKK, encoded by the coding sequence ATGCTTGAGACCGTCACCAAGGGCTTCCGGGCCGCCAAGAACCGCCTCGCCGGCAAGAGCGAACTCACCCCCGAGCTGGTGGACGAGTCGCTGCGAGACATCCGCGTCTCCCTGCTGGAGGCCGACGTCGCCTTCGACGTGGTGAAGAAGTTCGTCGCCCGCGTCCGCGAGAAGGCCGTGGGCGAAGTCGTGCAGACGTCCGTCACGGACGCGGGGGGCCAGAAGCGCAAGGTCAGCGCGATGGACCACTTCATCAAGATCTGCCACGACGAGCTGGAGGCCCTGATGGGCCCGGTGGACACGAGCCTCCACCTGAAGCCCAAGGGCCAGCTGTCCGGCATCATGATGGTGGGCCTCCAGGGCTCCGGTAAGACGACGACCACGGGCAAGCTCGCCAGCCGGCTCCTCGCGGAGGGGCGCAAGCCGCTGCTCGTGGCCGCGGACATCTACCGTCCCGCCGCCGTGGATCAGCTCAAGGTGCTGGGCGAGCGGCTGAAGGTCCCCGTCTACCACGAGCCCGGCGTGCAGCCGCCCGAGCTGGCGAAGCGGGGCTACGCGGCCGCGCGCGAGCAGAAGTGCGACGTGGTGCTCATCGACACGGCGGGCCGGCTTGCCATCGACGAGACGCTGATGACGGAGCTGGAGTCCATCAAGTCCAACGTGCAGCCGGACACCATCCTGCTCGTGTGCGACGCGATGATTGGCCAGGACTCGGTGCGCACGGCGGCCGAGTTCGACCGGCGCCTCACGCTGGACGGCTTCATCCTGACGAAGCTGGACGGTGACGCGCGCGGCGGCGCGGCGCTGTCCATCAAGGAAGTGACGGGCAAGCCCATCAAGTTCCTCGGCATGGGCGAGTCGATGGACAAGCTGGAGGAGTTCCGTCCGGAGGGCCTCGCGGGCCGCATCCTGGGCTTCGGCGACATCGTCGGCCTGATGAAGGACTTCGAGAAGGTCGTCGACGAGAAGAAGGCCGAGGACGACGCGCGCAAGCTGCTCTCCGGCCAGTTCTCGATGAAGGACTTCGTCGAGCAGATCCGCATGGTCCGCAAGATGGGCCCGCTGAAGGACCTGCTGGAGAAGTTCCCCCTCTTCGGCGACCTTACCGAGCACCTGAACCCGGACGAGAAGGAGCTCACGAAGATCGAGGCGATGTACGACTCGATGACGCAGAAGGAGCGCCTGCGTCCGGACATCATCAACACCAGCCGCATCAACCGCATCTCGAAGGGCAGCGGTCGCAAGCCGGAGGAGGTGCGCGAGCTGCTGCAGAAGTTCGGGATGATGCAACAGGTGATGGGCACCATCGGCCAGAACCCGGGCCTCTTGGGCCGCATCCCCGGCTTCAAGCAGTTGGGGCAGCTGGGCCAGATGAAGAACATGGACCTGGGCAGCATGTTCGGGAAGGACCCGAAGGCGCTGGAGAAGGCCATGTCCGCGATGGGCGGAGGCATGGGCGGAATGCCCATGCAGCTGCCGCAGATCGCCCCGGGCTACACCCCGCCCATGGGCCAGGCCGCGATGGCCAAGGCCCGCCTGATGGGCTACGCGCCCCCGTCCGTGAGCAAGCCGGACGACCGCGACGCCATCAAGGAGCGGCGCAAGAAGGAGAAGGAGAACAAGAAGAAGAACCGCAAGAAGAAGTAG
- the pabB gene encoding aminodeoxychorismate synthase component I, which translates to MRLRTLIIDNHDSFTFNLFQLLAEVGGTEPLVVKNDEDSWRELRDLAFDNIVLSPGPGRPDHPADFGVCRDALLEADVPILGVCLGHQGMGHVHGARIQHAPEVMHGRLSPVRHTGTDLFQGLPQDFPVVRYHSLCLARPLPEELVETAWTSDGVLMALRHASLPRWGVQFHPESIATAHGRQLLANFVRLSHEHRRIPRPAAPEEVRPPRPSPPPEAFRVHHRKLRLDVDPEQAFVTLFGGKDPAFWLDSSRVEAGLSRFSFMGDATGPHSAVIHYRVNPRQLTVRRSQGTEEHATELFEFLQQELTRLRTPPTGLPFDFQGGFVGSLGYELKHDCGANAPHPSPDPDASLVLADRLLAWDHLEHTVYLVALAPEHEAAQVQSWFDATEATLRALPPLALLEPAPGAPFPVRLARNRETYLADIQHCLEQLHEGETYEVCLTNKLLARAHVDPLDLYRSLRQLNPAPYAAYLRMGPLGIACSSPERFLRVDAERWVESKPIKGTLRRGATPDEDERLRQQLGAQEKDRAENLMIVDLVRNDLGRVCEVGSVHVPRLMHVESYATVHQLVSTIRGHLREGLTAVDAVRAAFPGGSMTGAPKERTMELIDRLEREARGVYSGAIGYFSVTGAADLNVVIRTAVVRPGEVSIGAGGAIVALSDPAAELDEMLLKSRVVLKALCTALGCPDWLPEPDSEAEAAPGPRTAASG; encoded by the coding sequence GTGCGGCTGCGGACGCTCATCATCGACAACCACGACTCGTTCACGTTCAACCTCTTCCAACTGCTGGCGGAGGTCGGCGGGACAGAGCCCCTCGTCGTGAAGAACGACGAGGACTCGTGGCGCGAGCTGCGCGACCTCGCGTTCGACAACATCGTCCTCTCCCCCGGTCCCGGCCGTCCCGACCACCCGGCGGACTTCGGCGTCTGCCGGGATGCGCTCCTCGAAGCGGACGTCCCCATCCTCGGCGTGTGCCTGGGCCATCAGGGCATGGGCCACGTCCACGGCGCACGGATCCAGCACGCACCAGAGGTCATGCACGGACGGCTGAGCCCCGTGCGCCACACGGGGACGGACCTCTTCCAGGGCCTGCCGCAGGACTTCCCGGTGGTGCGCTACCACTCCCTGTGCCTGGCCCGGCCGCTGCCCGAGGAACTGGTGGAGACCGCCTGGACCTCCGATGGCGTCCTCATGGCCCTGCGCCACGCCTCCCTCCCCCGCTGGGGCGTCCAGTTCCACCCGGAATCCATCGCCACCGCCCACGGGCGTCAGCTCCTCGCCAACTTTGTCCGCCTGAGCCACGAGCACCGTCGCATCCCGCGCCCCGCAGCTCCGGAGGAGGTCAGGCCTCCAAGGCCCAGTCCTCCGCCCGAAGCCTTCCGGGTCCACCACCGGAAGCTGCGGCTCGATGTCGACCCGGAGCAGGCCTTCGTCACGCTCTTCGGAGGCAAGGACCCCGCCTTCTGGCTGGACAGCAGCCGCGTCGAAGCCGGCCTGTCACGCTTCTCCTTCATGGGTGACGCAACCGGGCCCCACAGCGCCGTCATCCACTACCGGGTGAATCCACGCCAACTCACCGTGCGCCGGAGTCAGGGAACGGAGGAGCACGCCACGGAGCTGTTCGAGTTCCTCCAGCAGGAACTGACGCGGCTGCGAACGCCCCCCACGGGCCTCCCCTTCGACTTCCAGGGTGGATTCGTGGGCTCCCTCGGCTACGAGCTCAAGCACGACTGCGGCGCGAACGCCCCGCATCCCTCACCGGATCCAGACGCCAGCCTCGTCCTGGCGGACCGACTGCTGGCCTGGGACCACCTTGAGCACACGGTGTATCTCGTGGCGCTCGCCCCGGAACACGAGGCGGCCCAGGTCCAGTCCTGGTTCGACGCCACCGAAGCCACCCTGCGCGCCCTCCCGCCCCTCGCCCTCCTCGAACCAGCCCCTGGAGCTCCCTTCCCCGTCCGCCTCGCCAGGAATCGCGAGACGTACCTGGCAGACATCCAGCACTGCCTGGAACAGCTCCACGAGGGAGAGACGTACGAGGTCTGCCTCACCAACAAGCTCCTCGCCCGGGCCCACGTCGACCCACTGGACCTGTACCGGAGCCTTCGCCAACTCAACCCGGCCCCCTACGCCGCGTACCTCCGCATGGGACCGCTGGGCATCGCCTGCTCCTCCCCCGAACGCTTCCTGCGAGTGGACGCCGAGCGCTGGGTCGAATCGAAGCCCATCAAGGGCACCCTGCGCCGCGGGGCCACCCCGGACGAGGACGAACGCCTTCGCCAGCAACTGGGCGCCCAGGAGAAGGACCGGGCGGAGAACCTGATGATCGTGGACCTCGTGCGCAACGATCTCGGACGCGTGTGCGAGGTGGGCTCGGTCCACGTCCCCCGGCTCATGCACGTGGAGTCGTACGCCACGGTGCACCAGCTCGTGAGCACCATCCGGGGCCACCTGCGCGAGGGGCTCACCGCCGTGGACGCGGTGCGCGCCGCCTTCCCGGGAGGCTCCATGACGGGCGCCCCCAAGGAGCGCACGATGGAGCTCATCGACCGGCTGGAGCGGGAGGCCCGGGGGGTGTACTCGGGCGCCATCGGGTACTTCTCCGTCACCGGCGCGGCGGACCTGAACGTCGTCATCCGAACGGCGGTGGTCCGCCCCGGCGAGGTGAGCATCGGCGCGGGCGGGGCCATCGTGGCGCTCTCTGACCCGGCGGCCGAGCTGGACGAGATGCTCCTCAAGTCGCGCGTGGTCCTGAAGGCCCTGTGCACGGCGCTCGGGTGCCCGGACTGGCTGCCCGAGCCCGACAGCGAGGCGGAAGCGGCCCCCGGGCCCCGGACGGCCGCGTCGGGCTGA